The following nucleotide sequence is from Diospyros lotus cultivar Yz01 chromosome 3, ASM1463336v1, whole genome shotgun sequence.
TCATTCACTCGTTCCCAcagtttcatttcttttccGTCCCCGTTTCTGATTCCCAGTTGGTTGCCGAAATCAGCGCCTGCGAGGAGAAAATCTCCGGGACTCGTTTGTCGATCGAGCAGAGACGACGGCGATGAGGTTAGCTTTCTGCGTACTTAGTTTCAGTTCAATTGCAGTGAGTTCCCTTTTGGGCGTGATTAACTTAGGGATATTGGGTTGATTGACGTGACTAGGATTATCTGCTGGACGCTCCTGTTTCGGTTGGCGACGGCTTTTCTTTCTGTGGAGGTTAGTTAATTTCTTGCTAATTCTCTGTACTGATATCAGAGAAAGAGAATTTAGCAATTTCTAAGTGGCTCGGCGCGATTAACGGCTTGAGTTTGCTTTGGACAGGGAAGTACTCAGATGAGCCGAGCCCTGCCGATGAGTGGTTCAAGAGAGGGAAGCTTGCAAGTCCTTTCGTGGCCCTTTTCTACTATCATGTTCAACTTTTGAGCTCGAAAGTTTACTCTCGTGATTTGGCTTTACTTATGATAATCACTAGAGACTGCCAGGAGTTCGTTCTTCTTGATTTTGCATTATCTTTTCGCCAACTTTGTTACACCTTTTGGGAACTGATATCCATAAGCTACCATAAGATAATTATCATTTATAGGAAAtaataataccaaaaaaaaaaaaagtacagaAGAAGCACGACCAAGTTATTTGATAAGCAAATTAAACACTTGTAATGGCTTGTATTTGCAAACACGTGCGTGCCACATGGTTTGGTGACATTTCCTGAGCGGCAGGAAATCCTTTTCTTATTTCCAACAGCATTACCTGCAGCAATCCACGGTAACTATTGGAATATTGTTAAAGATGACACACTTGTCCGCTAATAAAATCATTGGTGTTAGAAATATGTTACAGCTCAACTAAAAGTTTTCTAAACTCTAGTTAGCTAACTAGCTTCCAGatatatttctcttaattttctgGACAACTTTGTTATGATGATTTGAAGTACGTCTTGGGATTCTTTGAAAAATGCACGATCAGTACCCGTAAACAGAAATGAATAGTGAAACATACAAGGGGTTTATGTTTTTGGAGGTTTCTATCTAATATGCAAATTCTGCTATGTGTGCAGATGTTACTCCCCTTGTTTAAAGTCAATTCTCATTTACTAAGTCCCTCCGTATATGCATGAGTATCTAAGAGTCTTTTGGTGACCACTACATCCTCAGGTGGAAGCTCATCCTGTTTTGGACTCTGGTGGGAAGGCAAAAGATCCAATTTTTGGTCTTACAATGGGTGGTGGTTCTCAGGCCCCAGATGAGTTTTTCAGGTAAAGTTGAAGTACTTAGAACACAATTAGTTTCTGATGGAGGTTGTGGACATGCTAAAATCCTGGTTTAGTTAAGATCCTTGTAAGGCAATTGAGGATGGCATACTTGCAGGACTCACCAATTGAAACCTACTCTGTATATTTCGCAATAGATGGTTCTGCGTTGAAAGTGGAAGCACCAACAATCCTTCAATTATATTAATTCATGGGTTCCCCTCACAGGTGAAGCTTTTACTCTTCTCTGTCCTGTTTATAAATTCAAGGAATTTCTTCTCtgctgaatttttttaattgaggtATACCAAAACTAGTTTAACTTTTGCTGCTTGTTTGGCCATTTAAAAATTCACTCATTCAAAATGTATTGATagaccaagttttctttggctaatttgttgtttttttatcgTAACTTCCCTCTTCATGGAGGGAACATTGGTGCAGTCGTTAGGATCAATGGCactaatataataaataaataaatatatatatatatgtgtgtgtgtgtaaagtCTGAGACTGGAAAAGTTTTTCTCTTAAGAGTGTTTCTGTCTGAAACTGTCAATTCACAAATATAGCCCATTCTTGCTTTTGCAGGCATATTCTTATCGGAAAGTTCTTCCTATTCTCTCTAAGGACTATCATGCCATTGGTTTTGATTGGCTAGGTAAGATCCTAGACTTATGTCTGAGGAAACTGAATTTTAGATGAATATCACATGAatggaacaaaaaaaaaaaaaaaatcctctttTTTTCATAGATTCTCAATATGATAAAACCAGTAAGCTATCAATTATGACAATATGATTGACATAGCATGTTACCTTGTGCATGATGCATTTTGTTCGAGTAGACTGTACAAGCCTGGATAACCaatctctttcttatttcagGGATTTTCTCTCTTGAGTGATTAACCTGATAATGTTTTGTGCTCTTGATAATCTAGTCAACACATAGGATTCAGATTTCTTTACTCAAATCCTATAATTTTTATGAGCTTTTTAACCGTAAAATCATTATAGTGTATCTCACTGTGTTTGAGGACATACTACACACACGTTCTCTCTCTCCTCAAACTTGCGGTATTGTGCCTATGAGCTAGCCATCTTCTTAATCATCTTATCTATGAGATTCGGTAATGTCGCATACTAAAGGGAAGCCTGGTGGATGAGCCTCTGGCTGCTACTGGCTCTGTGAAGGGTAAAATATGCAAATTCCGATTCCCATATCTAGGGAGGTTGTTTCTAAGTCTCTAAATCATGTTTCAATGTAATGGTTTGTCATGTTAAGTGGTTTAGTGCTCACCATGAATAGGATTCTCGTGCTGGTGGTTatacaacaaagaaaacaagtgaTGATTTCTCGTGCTTAATGAGACATCTCAGAAGAATTGAAAATGTAACCTGCTTTCCCTCCATTCTTACAGGTTTTGGGTTTTCAGACAAGCCTCAGCCTGGATATGGCTTTGACTACACATTGACCGGTATGTGATTTTTCATCCCCAAAAAAAACGATCTCCTGATCATGCATGGTCTTTGATACTGAAATTTGGTCTGATTTGCAGAATATGTCTCATCCTTGGAGTCTCTTATCAATGAACTTGCTCCCAACAAGGTTTCACTTGTTGCCCAGGTATATTTTGCCTTTTCTGAATCTGAACAAACAAATATGGAAGTCAACTTGCTGTTGTGGGCcatttttaaaagaatctcAATTTGTGGTGTACTTTAGGGCTATTTTTCACCAGTCGTTGTCAAATATGCTAGCAGTCATCAGGAAAAGCTCAACAATGTTATCCTTCTCAATCCCCCTGTATGTATTACTCAAAAACTTTCTCCTCTGTTTTGCATTTACTTTCTACAATTGCTAATTCAGTTTGGGTTTTAATGCATGATGATAATTACTGATGaccttgtctttctgttttgggTCTGTCATATTGCCAAGTTTGGGATATTGATAAGTgggaaattataaaatattttgaagtttTTGATGAGAACACGGACCTCCCCTGAGGTTTCTGAGAATATGTTGTCTTTTGTTAAGTATTATGCTATAATTCTAAGCtctctttgttttgtattggtTTTCCCTTGACTTCAGTTATACTTCTATGGTTGTTTCTGTCAAGCACTCGTTGTCATAATAAATGTTTTAGATTGGCAATGGCTATAATTTTGTTTCAGAGACAAAAGCACTAGACAATGTGTTTTTCTGGTTCTCGAGGTGAGGTTAGGAACTTATTCAAAATCCTCTAGGGAGTTCAGTACAATTCTAAAAAGACTTGGTAAGaagttctttcatttttcttgcgCTGAATTTATTCACCACAAGCTTGAGAGAAACCAGTTCTATAGACATTCACTAGAATTCATTATGTTGTCTGCATGTTCACCAAGATATACTGCATGTATTTTTGGCTTTTCCCGCAGATGAAACTAACACTACCCTTCATGTGTATTATTAAAGCTAACAGAGAAACATGCAAACCTGCCATCAACATTGTCCATATTCAGCAACTTTTTGTTAGGTGAAATTTTTTCACAGGTATGTaagagaatttatttttatcatccTCGTGCTTGTCTTCTATTGGAAGATTTTGCAGCTGGCTGCTTGTAAATTATGGGCACCTGATGTTGGATTTTTGACCTAGCTCCTTTGCCAACCAGGATCCTCTAAGGGCTAGCGATAAAGCCTTGACAAGCTGCGGTCCTTACAAAATGAAAGAAGATGATGCAATGGTTTACAGAAGACCTTACCTCACGTCTGGTTCCTCAGGGTTTGCACTTAATGCGATTAGTAGGGCAATGAAGAAGGAACTTAAGGTGCAGCATTTATTTGTGCATCATTTCCTTTTTGTCTACTCAGCAAGGCACTTTTATTTAGGTAGACTGTAATGTTACATTTAAGATTCGGGATATAGTTACAGAGAAATCAAACACAATATTGAATTCTACTAGCGGCAATATTTCAAAGGCGACATCTCTAGTGCACGAGGCTCCCAGCTTTGTAAAGGTTGAGGGAGGGTCATATTTGTATTTCGCTATCCTCTTGCTTTTCTGAGTGCACGAGACATCTCACTTTGTGAGAGTCACAGAGTCACAGAAAAGTCATTTTTATATGCAACTTTacctttattttgtaaaaaggATATTTTCACTACCAATGGCAGTTTTTTCATCAGTTCAAAATATATTTCCAGGTCAGAGAAACAGGAATTTGGCTAGATGCTATGAGTTCTTTTCTAAGGAACCAGCATGCATTCTTTCAAGGTCATGATGCGTCTGTCTTCTTGTCTAAGCATTATTGTACTATGTGCTTGCTTCATACCCATAATATACTGAAGATTAAAGTGAATTTTATTATTAGCTATGCAACATTGAGGAGGatactaaattatttatttgagtTACGCCATTCTGGGATAAAGACATATTCTGATTGTTAACTTGTGCTCTCATTTTGGTTGCCTTCAGGCCTATGTTGAACAGATGAGAATGATGCTTACGGATAAAAATTGGAAAGTTCAAACCACAATATGCTGGGGCCAAAGAGATCGCTGGTTAAGCTATGATGGAGTCCAAGATTTTTGTGAAGCTTCGAAGCATCGACTTGTGGAACTTCCTACGGTATTAACGTTTCTGTTTGTGGTTGAAGTCGTTTGTGGaattttgtttgtgtatttttACCTTAAAACTGAGGACACTCCCTTCGTGATCTCAATAAGGCAAAGCAGAAAAGACAGACTATATACaataataaagagttatttCCATCATTCAAGTTTTAAAGCAATCCTTGAGTTTACATATCAGGGTTTTGCTTTGCTTCAGAACTGAGCTTATGTACACATGTCACAGGTGatgtaaaattagttttttctgttttctttctctcccccCAATAGTCATAGGAGAATTTATTTTGACAACTCTTCCACAAGTTAACATGAAATCTACCAAAGGCTTGCCTTTCAAGTTGGGTATCAACATTCTATTTCAAGCGTATGCTGCATTCAGAAGAGTTCCCCATGAATTGTCCTAAATGCCTTCAGCTCAGGAGAATCCATAACTTAGTCACTTGCCCTTGAGCTAGCTGTTTTCTCCTCCTCATTCTTCGACTATAGTACCAtggatcttcttcttctgatagCCTTATTTACATATAACGGGTCTGTCTTCTGTGCCTGTAAATTCATATAACATTTTGCTATTTCCAGGCAGGGCATCATGTACAGGAGGATTGTGGTGAAGAGCTAGGACAAATTATTTCTGGAATCATCAGCAAAAGGAGTTAAATTATGATGTGCGCGTCTTGAACTTTCTGTGGCAACCTTCAGATTTCCCTGTAATTCACTTGTGAACTGGGAATGTGATTTCCTTTTGACATCTCAATTCACGCTACAGGCATTCACTGGACTGCAAGACActtgaaaatttcatttaaagagCAGTAATATCCTTTCCTTTCTGTTTCTTCCTCATTATTTACAAAACATAGTTACTGCCTCTCAGCCCCCCTCTTAGTGATACTAAgattattcatgaaaaaatgtTGAGGAAACCTAGAGAGgaaatatttgttttctttctttatgtttCTGGCCAAGATAAAAAGGGGTAAATAGAGGGTGGATAGGCCATGGAGATTTAGATTCAAGTAGATCTAGTTTTCTCAATACAAGGTCATCTCTTTAAATATGAGGAGAATTAGTAAATTGATCACTTTCACTCTTTCAAAAGTGGGCTTCTTATTAACTACACCCATCTTAACTAGTTGTTACTTTCCAATAAAACTTTAATTCTGGTTGCATGGTAACACTTTATCAGGAGTATAAATCAcctttttgattcttttgaattaaGGGATATTatatctttctttccttttcttttcttgtctcttctctttttttccatACATGTGATGGATATATGttgtctcatatttattttgccaATCATTCTCCTTAGCTCTTCTGATACCCTTTATTACCCTTCCGTCCATGGGCCCTACGATTgggtgagcctaaggaacaattttttaatccttaaaacaaatattttgtaaatataaataacatcacaaattaattataaactcTGTAAATCccaatttcaattaaatattgTTGAATTCAGCACACACAAAAATCTatctaataaaatttaattatttaaaaatacctGCATTTTAAGTTCAATactaagagaaaaataattcacaataattttctcagaattaaaatttttaaaattttaagactTGTTAAGAGcatcaacaaataataatagtaattataaattataaactttaactttttacttatttatttataatttttgataaaagaattattaatttttacactcaagtttttttttttttaaattttctttaaataaaaagataccTCCTTGGCAAAACCACTAAATAAAAACTGTAAATGAGTGTTTTCAATTGCTTTCGAAAGAAGAgtttctcaagaatgaatctgaaaatgtgaaaaaaatttcaagtaatGTACTTGTGTAATTATTGGGTATTTGTACTAGCGTTAggacaataataataaaggaCTGGGAAGGGCTTAAATGAAAGTTGGAAGGTAATGAAGGGCACTAAAgcgaataaaaaataagaaattaggcgATAATTACATTTCAACTCCCCTGAGAATGCCGGGAGCCACACGTGCCGGTCAGAGGGTGGGTATATTTCAAGCGTACAGCGTTCAACGTGGAGAAATTTCATTGGCTAGTGGACTTCACGCGTTGGTGGATGAATTATGGAATGCCAGGAATTGGAGGGACCGGTCGTAAATTTGCGGAAAAAAGAGGTGGATTTTATCGTTGTACCATTTCGATTAAAAATGGCTTGTCTCGTCTCGACTTCCCTGTAGGATCTGTAGTGGAAGGGGGAAGAAGAATCAactttgctttctctctctaccCCTCTCCCTCCCTAGCTCTGGCAGTGTCTACCTATTTATCCATCTATTGTTCCactttttgttttctctctctcttctctttctctcctctctctccctccaggATTCTCCATGGCTTGGCTTCTTGTTTCTCAGAAGTTCAATACAAGTCTTCGATAATTTTGTTTGTTGAATTACAGTGTGTTTTATTGGATTTGGAGGTTGTTTATGTAGACCCTTTTTGCTTGTTGATTGTTTGAATTTTGGGTTTTGTTTGATTGTATTTGATTACAGATCTGGGAATTGAGCATGTTATTTCGgactctatttttgttttttgagaaaatgttcTGCTGTATATATGTGATAACGGATATGGGTTGTGCGGTCGGAGAGAGAATGGAATTTTCGCCCTTTTTCTTCAtgtagtattttattttggaaactagGGTTTCAGGAAAGAAAAAGTGAGAGGGGCTAATGGCTTCTGGGTTTAGGTTTTCTTTGCTCCAGTTTTGTGCTTGGACCTTTTTTGGACTGTTTGATCATGTTTGCATCTTTATTTTGTGATAGTGCCCTAAAATACTAGCGATTTTAGCATGCCTTATGGGTATTGGAGCTTAATAGGACCACTTTCTTTCGCGCAGATTTGGTTTTCCTTGTGCCCCGGATTGGAGTTCTAAGTGTTTTTTAATggaacttgttttttttttttggctaactTTTCTTTCAGTTCTTTTTTACCTGCCGAATTAAGACTGTAAGTATGCTgatctcatttatttattactattttttatgCTTTCACATATTGATTAGCAAGGGATATAGAAAGTTTGAGCTAATCAGcgtctttttttgtttttttttttttcttttgagagcTTGATAACAAAATGATGATTCTGGTGAGATAGAAACGTCGGTCTAATCTGTGTCTTTTTTTCTGTTGAGAACTTGTAAAGAAGTGATCTAGATGTATAATTCGTTGAGATTCTGGTGATATAGAAACTTTGATCTAATCAGTATCAgtgtctttttttcttttgagaacTTGATGGAGAAgtgatcaataaaaataattcttgggGCTTCTGGTTAAAATATCTGATATCCTGCTTGTTTCATAATGAACGCTGATTGGTTTTGATTAACATTAATGAATATCTCATTTTGTTTGCTTTCTCTATCTAGTAATAATTTGAGAACAGGTTGTGTAATCATAtgcttattttttctcttattgtAATGTTAGTTGAAGCTTTGTATGTTATATTTCATGTGATCACATCACTGTGTACAAGAAATCATGATCTACTGGGATCAACTTGTGGTAAATGCTGTTGAATTTTTAGGTTTAGAGGTCTGAAAATATATGCCATTTGGTAGGAATCTTATGCTTGTTAACTTTGTGTGCCTTATTGTGTGATGCCCTTCTAGGTTACATGTCAGGAAGCACAGCGTTGTATGTGTGCTCTTATTGctcttgaaataaaaattatagtcataaaaataaattctcagTGATTCATTTGTTGGAGTTCGTGATCCTCTTCTACCCAAAAAATATTCTCAGTGATTTATTTGCTAGAGCCCGTGATCCTCTTCTGCCCAAAACAGTTTCGAGGTTAACAAGGTAGAAGTAATTACTGTCCCTTAATATGTGGGAGATGGCTACCTTTTATGATCTCAGAagttatagaatttttttttttttgctcctttaacaaaattcctttttttaCCTCAAAATTAGCAAAACTTTTAGTGCTCATCTCCTACTAGAATTCCATGAATATAGTGGAGCgttattaattttatcactCTTAGTTATTTTCTTAATCCGTGACTTCTCTTTAGCTGCAAGTCTTTCAAGAGCCTTGACTCATAATTCCTTGACGACGAGAGAGAGCACACCTGTCATTGGTCATGCATTGGGCATGGTTGTTTACAAGCGTGCTCCCTATCGTTGTCATAGATTTACTTGTCAAGGCTTGCTCATTTCCTCTTCATTTGTGCATTCCATCTTACATCCATCAAGTGATATTTTACATATACTGTGAACTCATCTTTGCCTTAAAATGCTTTTGTCAATGAGAAGTTGTTGTGTGAGGAAAAGGATtgtaatacataaaaaataagtcaaagaaaaaaattggaacTTTGAGTTCCTTACACATTCACAAATTTGGTCTttcttttcacaattttttattttatttttttgtaaatgatgTGTTGTTTATAGGCTATCCTTGCTCTTGCCTATGTTTTTGATAGGCGTGAAAGACCTTCCACTGGATGTGCAATTTCATGCCCAACAATTTCATTGGAGGAGATGAGTTCTTCTTGTGGGCTATTTGACATGTAAGGTATAATCCTTATCCTCTTGATCAATCTCGCCTTTGTGGCTCAATAGTTGTTTAGTCAAATGGCTACTTTGCATCCATGGGCTCTTGTTGATAGTGCACCAATCTTAAGAAGATCCCTTCCACCTAGCAAAGATTGTAAGTGAGATGGTAAATTAGCActacctttttatttttatttttttaaagctTGTTCATTAATAAGATAAGATGCTAAGCATGGGTCAAACCTATACAAGCTGATGAGAAAGAAGTCTCTAAGCTAAGAACCTACAAAGACGAGCTCATCAACAAAAGAAGTGAAAGAGGATTGACAAAAAGGAGAAATCCagttcaaccaaaaaaaaaaaaaagaagaagagaaataagAAGTGTTCCCTTGAGAGAGTGTAAAGAACTCTCAAAGTTTTCAAAAGCTCTACTATCCTTCCATGTCATATACATCAGGCCATGGGAAAAGGAGTGTTGTTCCTAGCAAAAGCTCAAGCTTTTCCTTCGGTGACTCCTCactgaaataataaaaagatccataatcaaaattttcatcaCCAAATTGGTGACatgaaaagaagagagaggaaaAAGCAAAAATCAAGCTTCACAATTTCTAGACAAGAGGAGGTGTGCCATTGATACTCCTCCCTCCTTCCACAAGAAACATTGGTTGGTTATTACATGCCTTTTCATCTTGAGGTTGTTACTAGTAAGAATGGAACCATTTGATATCTTGCTAATGAAGAAGAGGCACATACACCCTTCAAATTGTAATAACAATAGCAACATATTAAGCCTTTATCCTTTATTTGTGGTTGGTTATAGAATTCTATCTCATGATCATTAGTAATTTTTATCCATGATCTTATTTTTTGTAAGGTCTTTATTATTCATATTGCATTTATATGACTCTGTCAGGTTTTTCTTTGTCatcttttatctcttttgttgatacttgttccatttcatccactcttCTCATGGGAGTCAATATAGATCTtattgtcatatgaccaaattatCGTAaccatgttttgttttttaaattgcAATCAAGGAAAATTAATCTCCTCACCTTCTTAATGAAGCTTATAAAAGGACTTGACAACAAAAGTCCCTCCAAGGATGCCATGCCCAACAGTCCTTGacatatatacttaataatgaGATGGttataaagtaattttaaaCAAGAAGATGGAGCCCTAAAAAGAGGTGACGAAACAGTATACTAATGGGTGAAAGAACCAAGGATATATCAAAGGAATTAGGGAAGACCTCATACAAAAGGGCTTGTGCTTGCACCAATTGTTAAAACGAAAAGTTTGCTTTGGACCCTTCTGTAACATTAAAGGAAATTAATATGTTTTAAAAAGGCATCATCAAATGCCCTAAAGATACCTCTCGACATCCCTAACCTAGAAAGAGCTGAGGAGCTAACACTAGTTAAAGTCTCCCCTTGAGGAGTAGCCATTCTTGTTAGCCACCACTCCCCTCATTTGCATTTTCTTGGCAAGGCTTTATTGAAAAGACTCTATTTGATCGTGTTGTATACATATAGgacaatgtttttttttataacaaaagtacttttataattttttttttttaagttagcccaaattaaaaagtatttttacaTGACAGCAAAAGTTATTTATCTACTATGGAGTGGAAGCGAAATTTGGAGCTTCTCTTTGAAACAAATTTATGAACATATACTTTATCAAAAAATTGTacttttatcaaaaaaattagtataatgaaattatattttattgaaattgcCTCCAATTAacatgaaaattacaaaaattccT
It contains:
- the LOC127798465 gene encoding uncharacterized protein LOC127798465 isoform X2, producing the protein MPMPMPILFISLAPKLFHMAVHLSSSLSSFTRSHSFISFPSPFLIPSWLPKSAPARRKSPGLVCRSSRDDGDEDYLLDAPVSVGDGFSFCGGKYSDEPSPADEWFKRGKLVEAHPVLDSGGKAKDPIFGLTMGGGSQAPDEFFRWFCVESGSTNNPSIILIHGFPSQAYSYRKVLPILSKDYHAIGFDWLGFGFSDKPQPGYGFDYTLTEYVSSLESLINELAPNKVSLVAQGYFSPVVVKYASSHQEKLNNVILLNPPLTEKHANLPSTLSIFSNFLLGEIFSQDPLRASDKALTSCGPYKMKEDDAMVYRRPYLTSGSSGFALNAISRAMKKELKVRETGIWLDAMSSFLRNQHAFFQGLC
- the LOC127798465 gene encoding uncharacterized protein LOC127798465 isoform X1 encodes the protein MPMPMPILFISLAPKLFHMAVHLSSSLSSFTRSHSFISFPSPFLIPSWLPKSAPARRKSPGLVCRSSRDDGDEDYLLDAPVSVGDGFSFCGGKYSDEPSPADEWFKRGKLVEAHPVLDSGGKAKDPIFGLTMGGGSQAPDEFFRWFCVESGSTNNPSIILIHGFPSQAYSYRKVLPILSKDYHAIGFDWLGFGFSDKPQPGYGFDYTLTEYVSSLESLINELAPNKVSLVAQGYFSPVVVKYASSHQEKLNNVILLNPPLTEKHANLPSTLSIFSNFLLGEIFSQDPLRASDKALTSCGPYKMKEDDAMVYRRPYLTSGSSGFALNAISRAMKKELKAYVEQMRMMLTDKNWKVQTTICWGQRDRWLSYDGVQDFCEASKHRLVELPTAGHHVQEDCGEELGQIISGIISKRS